Genomic segment of Apostichopus japonicus isolate 1M-3 chromosome 8, ASM3797524v1, whole genome shotgun sequence:
tcctAATTTTAAGTTGCTAACTCTTCAAACTCAACAACTTGCTTCTGTTCTTTTATGGTGAGATCATAGATGTGAGgagttcataaatactgatttagtttcagaaccaattctacatgttaatcttcttacaactgtttattcaacatctatgagaaaaggtttcctcatgtaagtgaatgaggtgtcaatgttccaaaagtttattgaacctttctgtccagcacatttttggcatttatatgtaaaattccacctgttttctgccatacttcctctgtgggaaatggtgtagtgcaagcctgcatttctgtactgtaaagaaagaaaaaatagataactaaaatcctggttatcagtactgaagggctcatttattaaaattacaattcatTATTCTTAATCGTAGTTAACCATAAACATAGATTGAAATACAGATCTTGTCTCTTACTATTTTTATAACCAGAACTGCATGTGGATTCCTAACATAGTTAACGATCAGCTATCTGCAGTATTCTGTTCGTAAAGTTTTTGTGTAATGCGGCTGAGCAAGAGTCTTTCCAGTAAAGCTGTTGGAAAAGGGAAGACCACTAATgcattaaatgaaaacaattaaatgataccttaaataactgttgaccagctgataaacatatttatattttaaatgcaatTTCCCCAGATTAGTGATAGTAATATACCTAACATGTGTTCATCCGTGGGTGGGAAAGCAATTATTTACTCTGTCACTGTGAATTTCCCTCATGCAGTGGCATTGCTGGCACGACTCTTGCTCAATCGTGTtcgtgttacatttgcaaagaaaaagttaagcttaccttctaaaaggttaagttaaccttaaaagtgctagttcaaaaaggttaagaaggttggcttctgcaattgcgtaggcctacagcacacatactttatgcttgaccttattagtttagattagtttagtaaagaaaaaggatcaggagggacactcaagtccccatcaaagacCCTATAGAAGATGGAAGAAAACTGATGACACAAAcgatcagacccgattacaatgcttaaagtgcttgtccaaagcattcttaattaaacccattcacactacagtacttgcaagtacaattttctcaggcaaaccattccactcattcacgaccctattagaaaaaaatttatgccgaatattaatgctactttgtgacttgtggagtttaagacaatgacatctggtacaaccactatcagcaaacatgaaaaagtcagtgactatcaagatacttaataaagatatcacttttatgaaacctaCGTTTGAGTTGAATCTTGGTCTTGGTCACTGCATAATCTAGATCTATGGGAAGACTGTCCATGAACTTGTGTTTGAGTTACTTTATTTctctgaaatttagtgactctAGCCCTGACTCGTTGCATAACTGGTAATAGTTCCTGAAAACTCAACATGAATTGAATATGAACCACTGAATCAAGAACTACTGGAGACTAATAATTCTTCACATCCTTGGCTAGATGAAGTAatggtttctaatacaaacggtATACTTTATCAATCCCGTTCTTGAACCATTGGCCAGAAAATTGTGTCCTTTCTTGAGAGAAGTATTGAAGGAGAACCGGACTGATGgtgtgctatttataataatccctctgcctaatacaaataccaaagtatttaattaaaaaatagtgaaTTGCACATAAAGCTCCTAAGGCGACATCTTTGCTCTAGGTAAATTtaactcttttcacaacacttaggacgACATAGCATAAACTCACCACTTAGGGCGACAATGGTGATTTAGTGTAATTTCGTCACACTGGACGATTAAAtacaattaactagttaattaatttgacataaacatgtcaccctatgtgaaattaactctttccacaacacttaataaattaataaattgtgaaagacataacaccagagatctacagtcaatatgaaaaaatgcctgtatacagtatttagaaCTGCTCAATGGGATCATTTCAACTTAAGCTGGAttctaaacctgaaaatttcCAACGTATGAATTCTGGCCATTAACTTACATCACTaatagtttcagaatttgactactgttcatttgtcagtttattgagttatcgtAATGACAGGCTCTTAGCATTACactcataaacacacatactgctacttcacaaaaatgcattgtgttacatattgagacaattttacataacacaaaacagcatggaatgaaaacaatatgacaaaaacagggaGTTTGCAGGAACTCACCAGGACTCACAAAAGCCTTCAAGATCTTTGCAATCTAGACACACCTCAAGGTGCCCCTGCATACTCAAGCATGACATATAGCCCTTGTTACTAGGATATATTGGAAATTATGACTGGATATGAGTTTGCCCGACAGTGCCAAGTCTCATTGCAGGAAGTCCACTTCAtctcatttgttgtatgtaagaagaagtacctggaaaggaaaaaataagttactcattacaacaatgttgcatttctattgcaatttccatttgttcctttaccctctggattatcaggtataaatgaaaactttcattcagcttttacttaaaattatcagaattaCTATTAAGAGCAACAAAATTATAAATCAGATACAGACTATCATCTAAACCCAGCCTTACAAATGTGCATCCTCATTGTATTGATGCAAGTTTATCAGTCAGATCTAACTGGTGCCATGATacctcttttaaaaatgactaattccctgcaaacctaagcaaattcccaatcagtttcaatgttaaaggtagtctgtatctGACCCAAATTAtaggatgctataattgctagaagttttcaacaagttactttcatgGAGGCCCTtagtccaaattgttctcagacattcttaatgaacacacaagatgactgaatgtccctgtgaggtaaatttcctcaaaagttgtaataaaaacagtttatagaattttgaccaaaggtgaccaaatttgaatatttgggccaacatggcataaatttaaataatacattgaaaagttcacttattttttggggggttgctTTGATGCTTTTCACAGAACGATCTGTATCTCTTACTCATCTAAAAGTTTGCACTGGCTTTGGTTACAGGAAGTGCATGCTGATGTGTAAACTTCACCAAGGAATTCTAATGCATCCTCCTGTGCAGTTGAATCAAACTCTGGAAGAATCTGTTTCAACCTTGCGAGACAGGAGGCCCATGAAGTTCAGGTTTAAATTGCGTGGAAGAGAGAtttgattacttccattaattcagagctatgtccatcatagtgttgaatgatgctgcaaagaagctataaaagaaggaaatttAGATTTGTAGGAAATCTACATCTGACATGGGTGGCTCATCAATATAAGTGGAAAAGTTTAGGGTTGCAGCCTTCAtttgtatctatttttttttatgattgcttgatgtttcaaagcactttcttggaagtctgtcactagcttctgtagctgaaaagttactctcatcaagtaaaatgataaacacatcatatgttaataaccatttgttggaatatgctactgggagaaaggagtagaggtatcatgaacttgacaaagagagtgcccatgttggaaatctagtatatttgggggataataaaacttaaaaccttcattgttgaagtgaaaattatgatattctgCAATAAGTGCCAATCCTCGGGATGGGGTtggaacatcacaaaatgccccTTGCAATTGTGCCCATATAGGTTGGGATTTTCCCTTCTCCAGGCATAGGAGTTTGTCAAGGATATGGTCCTGGCACAGTAAAAGtcttccatttttcaacatttccaggtgGGGAGGATCAAGTCACATGAAGTCTTGCACCTCCCTAGCTTGCAATCCCTgccttaatgaatttatttctaaagctgcatgggttgtcttaggttacttacctttacagtaacaggattgctttgttcctgaaataaaaacatttaacaatatttaatgtgacTTGTCAAGCATGGCCAGTGATTTTCCACGATCAAGAAATTCACAATAACATGGATCTATatccataaaataatgaaacggaaaactcaatttgaaatagaaaaaccAGTATTCTTTGCAAGAGTtggatatatatgcaataactgTGGGGCTGTATTGACCTTGATCATGTTTCTCCCTGTAAGAaggtaacatatattgtgaaagAGAAATCTAGAACATAGGTTGGGGTGGGAAATTGTGCAGGGGGGCAGAGGTTtgtttggccccaaatatgccaaaagTTCCAATACGGTCACATTtggtcaacattttaaactgttgccattaccaccctggaggaaatttacctcactgagacattcagtcatctggtgtgttcatttagaatgtctgagaccAATCTGGAAATAAGAATCTCAAGCAATGTACTTTTTGAAATCTTCAGAAAAGTATGCTATAATTTgttgcctatacagactacctttaattcaaatttcttctattggatatttgaatcatattcaaacttggGCTGCTACCCTCATCTGGTGTGTTTGTACTGATGATACTGGCTGCAAGTTCCTGAAATatagaataattaaatttatggaTTACATGCAACAGCTATATTCAACAACCTAATCACAGCACAGGTCAGCATTTGTGTTAGTACACTGTGGATATGTTCATATGTATATCGAttccttttgttaaaaaattctttcttgcaataaaaaatttaaacgcTTCGAGACATTTATTGGATATTGAatacaaatttgcatttttttctttgttaattaaggAATATGTTAATACATAGAGGTCATACCAAATTCAAGATCAGATGAAATTTAGGTCAGTCAATATCAGTCCCTATTCTGGAAATTTATGCCTCTATGAGGATTTCTGTGATGATAgaatcaatgttgatgaaagaataaatgtgacttcatgcagtgttttacaacctgtataaaattaatactccaaccacacatgcaaaGTGCAATGTGGTTCCCAGCTACACCACTCTTTGGGGAAATGGTAATTTGATGGCTGTTCTTGCTGCAAACTCAGTCTAGACAGTGTGTTAGATTATCAACTCAACCAACTTTGGCCAAGTTCCTGATATTGTCGGCTGCAAGCCAGGAATCTCATTGGGTAGCTGCCACCACCATGAAGATTTAAGCAGTATATCATTTctcctataacaacaacattggaatgGTAAAGCAACATTAACGTAATGATGCTATATCGCAATTCCCTTTTGAATTAAGTAATATGTTaagggacattttcttaatatttagtttgttcaatatatgaaaaatcaaccaaGGTAAAATGCATTATTgtttccatgatgtaacatgagtaatttgtgtatgcgtttgtttgtgtgtgggggagggaagggggtttgcacacacttaatagtaattaaggctctacaaatattagaaaaagctGGAAATGATGATTGAGATGCAACAAACATGGGCGAAAGTGGAAAATATCTGCCAAGAAAACGAGACGGACCTTTCCTGCAGGCTATGaggtatcattatgttaagtatcaactcaaatggaataaaattcttccgattctgtgtttataaggaaatttcagctgaaccttattttgtcacacatctcatcaatatgcagcaaaataataacactgaaaacattgcattgtGTAACTAACCTGCTCAGCACAATAAAATTTAGTCATACCACATATGGTTGGTGAGCAAGTGCagatcaggttttaatgttaagccctgcccactcatttcgttgcacgatatctgcaccaaaagcaataacgaccctccttagctcttcattgctgcaaggatcacctcaaaccaaccaaccattcttcagattggagctaacagttattaatgttaagccctgcccactcattttgttgcacaagatctgcaccaaaagcaataacgaccctccttagctcatcattgctgcaaggatcacctcaaaccaacctaccattcttcagattggagctaacaagagaacgtcagctaaaatctattttggtcCCGCCCGTTACAAACATTCAATCAGCAGAATAAACCAGagattaaaaatgttgtaatggtCAAGCaacatgttgatactagtttcATGTTAACTCCGCCCACTCATTACCATGCATGATATCTACACCAAAGAAAATAGTTACTATATGTGGTTTTACCAAGTTGATCTGGCAAGAAGCTaattagaagttgaacatttaattgctgagtttcaaactgacatcacataaaattcTCCTCTCGAAACTaagcaaataaaatcaaatatttgaaaacatttgtctggaaACTGGAGTtttctaattaacttattcttctctcttttattgttggcaattatgtttcattttttaaagccattgagtcaaaattgatttattgtgtgaagacagctaCAGCCCTTACCCTCGCATAAGCCAGCACAGAACTCATCAAGTTACTGgttattgttaagaaaattatggaggaatcatgccaatcaaccccctctcccgacccccccccctcccaaataaaAAGACTGTAAAGGAATCTTACTTGTGTgaaattctttaagtaaaatggattgaatttcttcttcaaaggaaggcctgtggaactgttaatatatgtgtgtacagccctttctcattcacagccttgaCTCCATACGGCCCAAGCCAAGAGTTTTTGAGCGTCCCTactcttcgggcatcctttctagcattccgGATGAGAACACTtatagaaccaactttgaagctctgaataaaacaaaatccagcatatatacgtaaacatcataatacaatgtatatgttgCCATTAATTTCACTACAGTGCAGTTTTCAAtgcacaacatagcattatgtaattacctgttttgattgctgcctttaatcaaaattcttgttttgccgttcttgggctttgccaatattttcttttacaaaacctttgattatgtcctgcgactgtgacatgagttgaaaaaccctctcccgctgtgcatcgctgcagcaggagattctggttggacaatggagtcttcaatgtcgactggtaacaatggctctctggatatatgaagataattaacaatcaattattcacaacactttgttgactgaagaataaataaatttttatatattttattttcactattaagaccctggaaccataaatctgagtcacatcacatactcaaaccagcagaaatataaaacaaaagtatattctgtgctgttataggtccaaattgcataccagcccaaaatatgatatataactgaaaaacaaaaccaatatcagtggcattaattgcatgtttctaaattaattggcatgcttttatagtttaatgaatgttcatcaTTTGTACTTGCTGTACTTACTTAGGTTTTGTAACTTAAATAGGGTTATTGGTGGTCCTCTATTTAGCAGTTTTTCCCAGGACCTGGGATGtgtcaaatgagattttatcctatagaggatcagtatagctatgcaggatttttccaaactctcttgtccctgattgcttttctccatatatgacctttacaaatgtaaacctctattcagcaatggtaggtttgaattattacaaaccttccaaacatcacaacgAAAGGAGAAAAGACCTGTAGAACCATGTTTTGCTGTACCGTACCCCATAAGAATGGAAGACAGTGTTTCATCCCAGTCATCTTggttttgattgacaactttgatgagtgacatttgcagagtttggttgaatctttcatccagcccattggtctgtgggtggtagctgaaggatactctgtggctcacccctgtcatgtcaaatagggacttgttcagagcattaacaaattctctaaataaatgaaaaattaaacaagttgttaaAGTACTGGTTACAAGTAATGCATTAAACTATTGGCATCTTCAGAGTGGCCGTGTGGTTTAATCAGGAGATTCTTTTAGCACttctttcaaaacaagtaagttAAGCACTGACATAACACCTGGTCTTGGATGCACTGACCgttatcccactaacatttttattaacattaacttataaaacaacttcaagaaattcctgtaaccatttggccgctttctgggtcacaggtaaaactgagaacaaatgcaggtctgcataactaacttcaaaaatatgttatgtaaagtaaaacAGAGTAGATGGATAtatacctggccatggtttcaaacagaaagtttgcaacggtttatgctgttttgtctcttacagcaacagcctctggccattttgaaaaatagtcacatagggttatgatgtacttatttccattgatggtctctgcaaggggtccaatcatatccacacccacctaaaaaaaaaggaaaatagcattcagaaccatacacaatcataccaactgatgttcaagtgatttatgtGTGAGCTTTGTAGACAATTTACTGCTATTAAGGATATCCAACCATGCTGATATATACtcattgaaaaaaagttaacaaaagaTTCCTCGATGACTGAATGTGCTAAAAGCAGGTATTCTTACACTGCTAATAAGAAGCATACAATCAACAATTCTTGTACAGAACAGAATGCTGTatcaaattttgtaaatacttttgatactggacagtgaagcttttttaatttcaatgatttaaattgcatgattttggcttttcttgatttaaaacTATTACTGCTCACACTTTTCAGCACAAAGCTCGGTGGCTGTTTATTGCTCCCGTTAGTCTAAACTCTTTGATCTTTTCCCTATCGatctttttacatttaatgttgaattttcaggGCACAGTCCTGACAaacgatattttccaatgatactgtactcttcatcggtatccagctcaggagaagtcatcttgtaatatcagatcgggctaagtaagttaacTCCTAATGCTTAACCGAAGGCCAGAACAGTGcgtgcaaatatgcaactactAAGAATTTTGTGTGCCTGCGTgttacacattgaaatgtattgcttaatgttaacaagcatggcctgtgtttaataaatttatgtcttgttgatcacttttctttgtttcgaacttggaacctattaagagtttatatatcttttttagtaaggttatcaattaataacatgtttgtttactcattattattgcctttaaatgaacaatgtatgttttattACTAAGTATTAGGTTATATTAGGTAAAGCATTGGAAGTGATGTCTGAAACAAGATCTATTTGGATAGGTGATGTTCGGAACAAGAGTCATGACAAAAAAATCTGAGAGGACATTACCCAAAACTGTCAgcttttggttaatatttatatgcttatgttgtggtttgattttatggtatttt
This window contains:
- the LOC139971422 gene encoding uncharacterized protein, which codes for MAREFVNALNKSLFDMTGVSHRVSFSYHPQTNGLDERFNQTLQMSLIKVVNQNQDDWDETLSSILMGEPLLPVDIEDSIVQPESPAAAMHSGRGFFNSCHSRRT